The DNA region GAAAAAGATCCATATCCCGTTCATAATCGGCTATTTTTTCACTGGAATCATCGTCGGCCCCTTCGGTCTCCACTTAATCACCGAAGAACAGGTGGCCGTGCTCGCAGAACTCGGCGTTATTCTTCTGATGTTCACCATCGGTCTTGAGATATCGCTCAAAAACCTCCTCTCCATGAAGAAGGTCGTGCTGATAGGCGGCGGGCTGCAGGTGATCGTAACAACGGTCCTGGTCTGGCTTGCCCTCCAGATGGCGGGCCTTCCCTCCAACACCGCACTCTTCCTTGGAATGATGGTCTCGTCCTCGTCGACGGCCATCGTTCTCAACATTTATCAGAGCAAAGGCCAGATGGCGACCAAGCACGGCAAGATCGCTCTTGGTATCCTGATCTTCCAGGACCTCGCCGTCGTGCCGATGATGATGCTCGCCCCCATCCTCGCCGGCCCCGAAGAGACCAATCTTCTTGGAACCGTACTGAACTTCGTGTTCGGTTTAGTGATGCTCGGCGTCATCCTGATCGCCGCCATCTATCTCGTCCCAAAGTTCCTCCAAAAGGTCGCCCTCACCCGGAGCAATGAACTTTTCATCATCTCGATCGTGACGATCTGTCTCGGTATTGCCTGGCTGATGTCCTTAAACGGCGTCTCCCTTGCATTAGGAGCGTTCCTTGCGGGAGTCGCCATTTCCGAATCCGACTACAGCCACGAGGTTATCGGACAGATCATGCCGATCCGGGATCTTCTGACGAGTTTCTTCTTCGTCTCGATCGGTATGCTCTTAGATCTCGGCTTTCTCACACAACATCTGCCGTTCCTCCTCGTCCTTGCAGCCTCCCTGATCATGCTCAAACTCGTGATCAACTTCGTCTCTGTAAAGGCCTTGGGAATAGCAACCAGCGTCGCATTCCTCTCGGCATTCGGCCTCGCCCAGATCGGAGAGTTCTCCTTCGTGCTTGGAGCGACCGGCTATTCCAGCGGTATCCTCAGCGATAATGTCTACCAGATATTCCTCGCAATTTCGATCATGACCATGATCCTGACGCCGAGCGTGATCAGCATGGCGCCCCGGTTCGTCGACCGGTTCTTCCCGATGCCGGTCCCGGCAGGCGTTGGATACAGCGGATCGGCAGAAGGAGTGGAGGATGAACTGCCGATCGGGCACGTCATCATCGTCGGATACGGGCTGACCGGC from Methanocorpusculum labreanum Z includes:
- a CDS encoding cation:proton antiporter domain-containing protein; translated protein: MVSQTDMLLAVVIVLACAIGVLFIGKKIHIPFIIGYFFTGIIVGPFGLHLITEEQVAVLAELGVILLMFTIGLEISLKNLLSMKKVVLIGGGLQVIVTTVLVWLALQMAGLPSNTALFLGMMVSSSSTAIVLNIYQSKGQMATKHGKIALGILIFQDLAVVPMMMLAPILAGPEETNLLGTVLNFVFGLVMLGVILIAAIYLVPKFLQKVALTRSNELFIISIVTICLGIAWLMSLNGVSLALGAFLAGVAISESDYSHEVIGQIMPIRDLLTSFFFVSIGMLLDLGFLTQHLPFLLVLAASLIMLKLVINFVSVKALGIATSVAFLSAFGLAQIGEFSFVLGATGYSSGILSDNVYQIFLAISIMTMILTPSVISMAPRFVDRFFPMPVPAGVGYSGSAEGVEDELPIGHVIIVGYGLTGHYVAKALKKVDIPYVILELNPETVANEKKLGENIHYGDASREAVLEFAGIEKAQTIVVSIPQMDTIKAILTTARRMNPKIGIITRSRYISETAELYRLGADEVIVDEKEAALQIFHRILSNQQVPVQDFDLYAKQARNEIYDKYIDLPINSNLAKAEPKGGKLDVIRLRAKQANDMMSKSKSRVEQIRVEQGAQIAGKRISEVQMRKNYGVSVIAVRCAGKADAVVSPDGDTILNEGDTAVVIGEPDAISSIMFLFAEKTE